The genomic stretch CCCCGTCTCCCCACGTACACCCACGGGGCCTGGGTCCCGGCTGGATGGGTGGGCTGGAGAAGGTGTTTCAGGGCGCTCCTCCGGGGTCCTGTCTCCCTTTACTCCTTTTTGGGTGTTACTTAAACGCGATTCTAATTTCGCACCCGCCGGCCTGCGATCAAAAGGGACCCCACGGAGGGCCAAAGTGGTGCGGGTGAGCTCGAGGTGCGGGTGATGCCTCCCCTCCACGCCTGCCCCGGGGGCTCGGCCGGGACACCCGGGCCGGTCACCCCGCGCTGGGCAGGGCGGGGAccgaggggctgggggcgggcTGCAAGCAGGGTCCGGATCTGGGTGACCCGGTCGCCTTTGTCCCCTCTGCTCGGCTGCCCTCGGCCGAGACGCCGTTTGCGGCGGGAGCCTGGCTCCAGCGGGCTGCCCGAGAGCACCGGGAAAGGGAGaaagcgggggcgggggggaatgGGTGCTGAGCCCCGACCCGGAAAGTCCGTGAGCTGCTGTATGTCAGTAACTTATTCATCAATCAGCCGGACACAGAGCAGACCCGGCCTCTCTTTGCGGAGTGTTTGCTTTTTCACCAATTATTGCGGCCCTGCAGCTCTTTTTGTTGATACAGTAGTTCTAAAAAGTGCTAATGTTCATTTATCAGGGGGCCGAGCCCAGGACTCCCGCTAGTTGTGATTCTTCCAAAAATATAAACACGAAGAGAAGGGCTAAGGCTAAAGCCCCCATTTGTTTCTAAACTGCAGTATTAAAAGTGATGCACTGTTGAAGATAAAGCGGAGATAACGCTGTCTGTCTCCAATGAATGTCTCCCCGACGCATTAATGACATTCCAAATGATAGCTCCGGCTTATCGTTCAATTAATCACTTCCACCCTCTGCAGCCGGGCCCACATCGATCGGGAGCCGCCGTGTGATTTGGGGGTCTGGAGGAAGCCCGTCAATCCTCAGTTAATGGCAGTTCGCCGGCCGCAGCTCTCCGCCCCGTGGCCGCCGAGCCGAGcccgccggccgggccgccccgccggggatGCGCTCCGGGACCGGACCCCCCCCGCCTCGGGGCCGCTTTGCCCTCCGGGTTCCCCGGGCAGAGAGGGACCTCCCGGGCGGGCACTGCCTTGCGAGCTCCGGGCCTGGCCTGGGAAAAGCGTTTTGGGCCCGGGATGGAGGAAGGGGGCGCTGGACCCCGTCCGGAGGGAGGTGGATGCCACCGAGGCAGGCGAACCTGCGGCCGCGGGTCTGGATtcggggggcagggaggggggggaatCGGGATCACTTCGTTACTTCGGTATTTATCTAACCTATTCCTATTAGCTCGTAATAAAAAGGAGGCAACGAGGTTAGAAAGACCGCCGGGCGGTGCAGAGGGCAAGGGATGCCGCAGACACCCGGCAAAGTCCCGCCGTAGGCCCCTCGCCTGAGCCGGGctgccccccccttccccgggcaCTCCATCCCTTCTCCTGCAACCGAGGAAAATCCCCTCCGAGCCGCTTCCCGGGGAAGTCCGCAGGAAGCGCAGCCGCGAAGAGCGAGATGGCGGCTTggccgcccccctcccctcacGACATGGCAATATTTCAGCGCACGCTGGCCGCTCCACCTGTCCCCGCACGATCGGGACCCGCTTCGCGGACAAGCCGCTCCCAGGACACCAGCAGACGGCTGCAGCAAGCGGCTGCCagcgccggggctgctgctgcaccgGCCAGCGGCCCCCAGGGAGCGGGACCAAGGTCACAGCATCGCCCGCAAAAATATCCTTAACTAAATTCCGCAGAAGGGAGCCCGGGGGTGCCGACACACAAAAtctcgggggggggggttggagTGGGagtggggacagcagcaggtACGTTCaggaaggagcagctcagagaGGGCAGCTGCGGGCAGGTGTCCGCGTTTTCGCCCGCCTCGGAGGGTTTCCTCCGTCTGCGGGAGGAGGAAGGATTTGCAAAAACTCGCCCTGCGACCCGAcggcctccccgggcagggcccGGCCGAGGGACCCCCCGACTCACCGCATCCCCGCAGGGCTCCTCCGCTCGGCCCCCGCCTCAtcccccgccggccgcggccgcgccggggcTCAGCGGGGACGGGCGGTCCGCACCGAAGAAGTCactaaaggaaatttttttttttaaattatttttttcctcgCCCCCCGAAGCCAGAAAGCGCCGTAACGCCCCTCCTCAACCTGCGACTTCGCCGCTAAGGTTTATTTTAGCGACTCCAAACGCGTTAAATTAATGGGCTCCCACTGCTGCCCCGTGAATGCAGGGGCCTGCGGGCAGCCGAGCGCTCGCCCGGGCTGCGGGGACCCGGCCAGCACCGGGGCTCGCCCCCGGCCGCAGCCCAGCGGTCCGCTGCTTTGACTTGCCCCTCTcttgcccccagcacccctgtaTATTTCGCAACAGCTTCAAGCCgcggttttgggtttgggttggttttgggggattttttgttgttgttttgggtttgttttgttttgtttctcccagacagtgctgatttttttgtttgaaagcttTACAAACAGGCGGGGGGAAAACCCAAGCGGCATTTCCCCCTCCAAAGCCAGGCAGGGTCTGTTTAGGGGTTCTCGCCTCTCAGCTGGCTTTTGCGGGCGTTGTGCTGCTTCAGAGTATCTGTATAAACCTTAAGCGCGGATTTCCCCTTGAGCGCGCTTCCCACAACAGTGAACCCCTGTTTTTTAGTTCCTGCGATCGGATATTACAGAATACTAAAAACGAAACCTCCGTTCCCtcgcttaaaaaaaaaaaaaaaatgaaatcagcaCATATTTGGTTGATGGTTTCCTCCCGGCCTGTTTATTTAATCTGACTGTATGATAGATGGCATCAGACAGTGGCTTTGTACACATTAGGCcgttctggatttttttttttttaaatggatcaACAAACTCGGCGGGGAAAAAGCTGGATAAATACAGTGCCGCCCCTTTAAATGAGTGGGGATGTTTTTGAGATGTATTACTATATTAGGTGACATGGAACTTTGCATCTCTCATACCATCACTGCAATGTTGGCCAATAGAAAGCTAAAGTCACCCAAAAACTGCCTagtccctccttcccttcccttatGGTCTGGTCCTACCTGCCTCCAGTGCACAAGTCAAGGCTACTCGCGGGAATGCTATGTGCCCCCTCCGTGAGCCCACGCTCCACCACTGCTCCAGgttggctgctcctcacctaCTTTTCCATGACCCTGGGCTCCGGCCGCTGCCCCGCTCTCCTCCGCAATGTTTCCTAGCCCTGTGACAACGACACCCTTCTCGGTCAAGGATATTTTGAACCTGGAGCAGCATCAGAGCGGCCTGGCCTCCATGGAGCTCTCCTCGCTGTCCTCCCCCTCCTGCATGCTGGCCACCTTCAAGCAGGAGGCGTTCAGCGCCgagcccccggccctgcccgaCCTGCGGGAGGAGCTGCCCGAGGCGCACCCGGCCAAAaccgccgccgccttccccgGCTCCTACTACGTTAAAAGCTACGTGGAGATGGACTCGGCCAAGGACGCCAAGGCGGACAAGAAAGGTACAGCCAGCGAGCGACGGCGGTGCCGGCCGGTGGCCTCCGAGCTGAGGCAGAAGGGCGGGCAGGGGGAAGGCGGCCgccagcccggggctgggcgCTCGGCCGAGGGCGGCtggggctccccggggcggcggggggagaggggagagcgCGGGCGGCACCGCGCCCGGCCTCGGGGCCCGGGGAGCGGCAGCGTCTTCATCCCTCGCAGGCCCCGCCGTGCCGCAGCGGGaccggcgcggcggggagcggcccccggccccggcgacccccgcgcctcccccgggccgggccggggccgcgccggctGCCCGGGGGGACGGGCAAAGCTGCGGGCCGGTAGGCGAGGCCTCGGGCTTGTCCAGAGAGAAATCAGGAGACCCATCTCATTTCTAAACCGCTCGGCGGAGCGTACGCCCCCGGGGTCGGGGTGGGATTCGGTGCAAAGGCTACGTGCCGTAAGTCCAGGCTGTGGCACAGGCGGTCGCGACGCAGATCAGTGCACGGAGCATCCTTGTTGTCAAACAAGCAAAGATCAACGGAAAATTGCTAAAGAGGTAGTTAAagagcggggcagggccggccccgctgccccaggaGCGGGTCGCCGCGGCGGCCTGCGGGGCCGAGGCAcagcggggccggggaagggCCGGGGAAGGGCCGGGGAAGGGCCGGGGAAGGGCCGGGGAAGGGCGGTTCGCTCAGGGTGCACGCGGTTGATTGAACAttgcttaattttgttttgcactTTTTTGTCCActccccctttttcctttgccCGTTTATTTTGCTGCAGAACTGTGTTCCCTGCACAAGAgcctggagcaggagaaaagagaCCTGGAAGATCCCGAGCGCCCCagacagaggaaaaggaggaaaccTCGCGTCCTCTTTTCCCAAGCCCAAGTCTACGAACTGGAGAGAAGGTTCAAGCAGCAGAAATACCTCTCGGCTCCCGAGAGAGACCATCTAGCGAACGTCCTAAAGCTCACCTCCACCCAGGTGAAAATTTGGTTCCAGAATCGAAGGTATAAATGCAAAAGGCAGAGACAGGATCAGACCCTCGAAATGGTGGGCATCCCTCCCCCCCGGCGGATAgcggtgccggtgctggtgcGCGATGGGAAGCCCTGCCTGGGGGAGTCTTCTCCTTACAGTTCGCCGTACAATGTCAGCATTAACCCCTATAGCTACAACGCCTACCCCGCGTACACTAACTACAACAGCCCCGCCTGCAACGCCAACTACAACTGCAACTACCCGTCCATGCAGACCATGCAGCCCTCGGCGGCCGGCAACAACTTCATGAACTTCAGCGTAGGGGACTTGAATTCGGTGCAGACGCCCATCCCGCAGGGGAACGCGGGGATCTCCACGTTGCACGGGATCCGAGCCTGGTAGAGCCGCCCCCGCGCCCAGCCTGCTCCCCTCCGCGGACCACGGCCACCGGCGAGACGCCAGGGCCGGGGATGGAGGGGCTTCGGCCGCGCCTGCGAGCCGGTCTCGGGACATTTCCAGGCTGCGGGGGGATGAGGATAGTTCAATGTAGCATCCCGGCGGAGTTCACGAGCGTGGCGGCCATTTCCAGCGGGGAGGTCTTCGGTATTTCGTGCGACGGCTGCGCTCCATGCGGGGCCAGGCGGGCACCGCGCAGGGAggctcggcgctgcccgcaGCTCCCGACCCacggcagcgcccggccccggcccctctcgCTCCCCCTTCCACCGGGGCCTTCGCCCCGGTAATTCCCCTCCGTCCTTCCTACAAAGCAGCCGGTCATTTTGCTTGACTTGTTCCCAACAACAGCGAGCCAAGCCctgcaactcttttttttttttttttgtttaatttttactcTATACTAATTATCATTGAGATCCACATTCAATTTTTGCACTTCCCATACGGTCCCCGCTGTCCGGCCAGTTCAGCATCTCGCCAGCCCCCAGGTCTCCCCTTGCGAGGCTACAAACGCCGGCCTGGGCTGTGCCCGCGGGCCCcagggccgggagcggggccggcggcggctcTCGCCAGCGCACGGATGCGGAcagaccccccaccccaccccggccCAGGAGTACAGACACTCCGACCTGCCAGGTCCCCGTAGGGTTATGCACTAAAACGTGAGTTAGTATTGAAATGCACTGtccgcccctcgccccgccgcccgtTCGGACGTGTTTCCCTTTGCTGTACACGCTGACGGAGATCAGCGAGTTGTCATTAAAGTGAGTGGCTTAACCTTGCGCGTCCCTGGCGTTCCTTGTGCGGCCCgggccccccagcagccccctgcGAGGGGGGCCGTGGGGTGCCGAGCCGCCCTCCCCGGGGTCCTTTCCCCGCCGGTCTGCCCCCCttctgcgcccccccccccccccccgctttgtGTAGCCCTCCCGTAATTTCAGCAATTCCCGTTTTGACGCGTGCAAACGGTGTTTGCATTTTAAcgtctttcaaaaaataatttaaaagccgCTTTTTGAGCCCACAGCCCGGGCAGGACCGCTATGCACGGGCCGGGGCCCGtccccccccgggctggggtCGGGGCCGGCCCCGTTCCCCCGCCGGCGGTGACCCCGTCGCTCCGAGTctccgggagcggggagcgagcggctggTTTCCTCCCTGCACAGAAAAGCAATGCAAGGGGGTACAAAcaccccaaaccacaaaccaagGGGATCCGGGCTCTGCCGGAGGGGAACTGCCCCCAGCGCCTCCGCGGGAGGCTTCGGCAGCCCCTCCGCACCCTGGCCCCGTGGGGGAGAGGGGCAAAGAtcccccgcctgcccccggaCTGCCCAGGGGCGGCGAGCGGGGCTCCCCACCGCCCGgccccctgcctctcctctgcctcagccccagcccctcggcCGCTTTTACAGTAGTCGCTATCAAATGTCAATTATTGGGAGTGAGAAACAACAAACATTGTAATTCAGCGCAGTCAAAACATCCTCTGAGTGTCTGAGATTGTCCGGCCCGGTGATAAGGCGATTAGGGGAACCTGCAACCTCTCCTGCCACGGCCATATCGGCCCCATCAGTAAACAGGGATGGAGACAGCATGGCTGTGGCCCTGGGACACAGGATGAAAGGCTGCCGGTGAATGGAAGCCGCCTGCAGCCTCTATCCCTCCTTCCCAAGGGGACCAAgctcacacaccccccccccccgaaggTAGGATTGCACAGATAAGGAGCTCCGACCTCCTTCCTATCTCTGCAAATGGAAGAggagccctgggtgctgctcGCAAAGCCCCTAATGCAGCGAGGAGCACAGACACCTGTCTGGGGCTCAGGGCTGGGCAAAGGGTGGCCTTCTGCCACCCCCCAGGACAGTCTGCCTTGGGGGCACTTACCCCAGAGCCCAGCGGGACTTTGGGTCTGCTACAACAAAGGGGACCTGAGCCTGCCAGCCTGAAGCAGGGACACAGGGCTACCTGCCCCTAAGTGCACAggagctggggccagccccacAGCCGTGCAGCCCGGGAAGAAGCAAAGGCTACTTCTCCTCATTTGGAACGTCTCCAGCCCCGGGATCCCTGGCTGCACGATGACTTTTGCCTTCTTCCCACACAGGCTTTGCATTGGAAGGACACACAGACTTCAGCAGATGGTAGAGAGGCAGCAGGTTAGCCAGAAAATACTCTGCTAAGAGGGCCAAGGGTGTCTACCTTCCAGAGAGCTCCAGGCAAAGAGCATGGGAGGGGGCAGGAGAAAGCTGGGTTTAAACTCTGCCACTGTTGGATGCTGTGGGGCAGTCACAGTTTGGTGCCTCAGTTTGCCTGATCTGTAAAATGGGCATAGTACTGCCACCCACTCTGTGACGTTGGCGTCACTGGCAGTTGGGTCCCGCCACTGCAGAGCTCGGCCAGGACCAGAGCTCACAGGGAGCCCTCAGGAGACAGGACAAGTCCTGAGTTAACGTGAGGGAAAGCATTAAGATTAGCTAAAACTTGAACCAGTGCTTTCAGAAGCTGGCCCTCAGTAGGGCCCTTTAAAAGTGGTCTACCAAGATGCACTGCACTGACACTCCAGGAAAAGCCACAGGAAAAAGTAATTCCACACATCCACACAGCACCCTTCTCCACATACTCTGAACATCCTTTCCCGTCATCAGATCCCTTAATTTCTtcaaatctgtttattttcctcccaTAGTATCTCAGAGCTACAGCTATCAGGGAATCCGACTGTCCAGTGGGATTTAGCCTGCTGTTGCTCTGCAGAGGCTGTTCTGGGCGCCGGCTTTGGGTCTGATTTCCAGGACTGCACCGTGCTCATTCTCAAGAGGGATGGACGTACTACAGCCCCTGCCCACACCACTGCTCACacgctcccctcctccccacgcTTCCCCATTCCTGCGGGAATTGCATCACGAGCAGATGCAGGGCAGGATAAGACAGGGGCTTGGAACAGCAGCTGGAGCCTTGGAGCCAGTTCAGAAAGCGATTTAGGCAGAGGACACAGCCGCAGCTGGCTGAGGCCAAGCGCAGTGCGGCAGCCCAGCTCTGGCAGAGGCACCAGCAGCCGCAGAGCGAGGCACAGTTAAAGATCTTTCATTAGTTGGATTACGGGGAAGTGCAAGAGAGATATATAGCAGGAATTAACCCCCAGCACGCTGATTTTGGCCAAGGGGGGGCTCACTGTCTTCACAtgcagaagcaccccattgctGCCAGTCCTGCTCTTCCAGGTCTGCCTCACCTCCGGCTGCAGTTCCACGGCAAGAACAGCCTCGGCAGCCAGTACTGCCAACAGGGTCAGGCGGCGGTAAAAGGTCTCCCCGGGACTTCTGAAGGTACCGAGGCTGTCGGCACACGCCACAGCATGGTGATGTGCCCTCCTGAGTCCGATCCTCTCAAATGCTTAGCAAAACTGAATGCATCAAACTTGAGATGTTTCTCTGCCTGAGCCTGAAGTGTTTCATGTCTATAGAGCCATATGAAAAAACGGTAATTCgaaaaaattattccagagGGAAGCACAGGATACTGGCACTTCCCCAGGGAACCTGAAATCAGAGATCCTCTCAGTGATTGGGGGCATGCTAAGTGGTGTAGGAAGGAGGTTTTAATAAGATTTGCACTTGGATTTGATCTCACTGTCCtttcctcagctttttttttggaTTGCACAGCCTGGCACTGGCATTCGTTTCTCTGTTTTAGACCAGCTTTTTTAGAAGAATTCAGTGCCCCAACTACACCTGAAGGTAATGGGAGCAagcacagctcagcaccacTTGTCTTCTTCAGACAAACTGCATATGGTGGGTTTACACAAACTATTTGGAATTCACACAATTTGTACAGGAATAAATTGTCAGCTGTAAGGGGCTGATACCAAATCCCTCGCCTTTAGCAGTTTTGTAGAAACTGAAGTAACTGTTTTTCCCAAATAACACCCCTGCAGTTCCTAAAGTGCATCTGTGGCcggaattttatttcttaagttCAACGAGTTTTCACATAGGAAGCTACTCTTTGGAGTCAGAAAGCAAGGAGATATGGTCCTGGCAGGAATTAGCTAAATGTTTCAATGTTCCTGAGAAGCCcagcaggaaaacaacagaTCAACAACCCTCTCTCCCTAGCCCCCTGCTCCTAATTCATCTCGCTGACAACAGTTTAGATCAGTATCAGCAGTAAGTGATTTCTTGTTAATGGGGATTATTAAGAAGAATCAACACCTTTAAAAATGCTACTCCACGTTGTCTCCAGAGTGAGAAAGGGATAGGCTTTCAGCCTAAAGTCTGATTTTTCATTCCTGGGTGATTAGTTATTTACTACAACACAAACTTAATGCCACATTTTGatgcagaaagagaaggaaacgGAGATTTCTCTGAACAGAAGATCAAGCACTGGCAATACATTTGTGAAAGTTAATCAATCAAGGTTTAGCAAAGTGACATGGAGTAAGTTAATTGAAAATCACTACCTGTCTCCTGCAGTCATTTTAAACCCTGCCACTCCAGAGCATCATTCAGTAAGAAAGCCCCATTTCACGACAAGATCATCCTCAGAGCAGTCCATTAGCCAAAGGCCTTTCCTAACCTCTCCCTAGTTCACTTGCACACCAAAGCGAATTCtagtggttttttccccccaccaccagcttttcatctctgaaaacagcttgctttattattttagtaGAAACTCCAGTCCAGCCTCTATAGAGGTCTCATCCTTACTGCTTCCTCCACTTCATGGGTAGTGCACTGATCCAcacagattttttccttctgggtACCAACAAGGGATCTTTAAGATTTTCAAACACACCCCTCTTATTGCTTCCCACTGCAGTCCtcagaaaacacagagcaaaacacCAGCTGAACTAGATTACTGCCGCTGCTTCTAGCTACAGTGAAGGCTGTGCCTTAGCTAATCGACCAGTTTTAAAGCATCTCTACCATTTCCATCATAGTACTGCACAGAATTGCCCCAGACTGTTGCTTTAAATGGCCACTAGAGCCAATGGGCTGGCTGAGTAAAAATAGGCgagtttctctctctttgcgTAAAGGAGTTACTGGAACTGCAAATCACATACAAGCCATGTCAATGGAGTCTGGATGAATACACTAAGAGGCAgaataagacagaaaagaaactgtttcctGGAAACTgagcaagagaaaaagctgacataaacccaggaaaagaaatgaaaattcagaaaagcaaagcagggcaTTTTTAAACCAGTTCTGCGTGCTGAACGATTGATGCACTGACTCCACCGAGACTGTAACACATCTGTTAAGTCATCTCtgcttaaaataacatttttctggtGTCAACAAAGCAGCATGGGTGAATGGCTAAACCACAGGTCCGTAAGTCAGACGATCTGGGCACTTTTCACAGGTCCATTAGAGAGGGGCATCATGTTTGCAATTGGGTCAGCATAGGCAGACCCTCACTCCTACAGAGCTGTAAGCAGGGGCCGTGCAAGCGCACGGGTTCACCAATATGATTTGCAGAGATCGCTCAATCCTTGTTTAGTTTGATGTGCTGGAAAAATAAGgtgtacaaaataaaaactaacTTGCAAAGGGGCAGAATCTCTTAGTggccaaaaataattttatttcttaggGTTGGATAAAATTAATTGGTCTCATAGAGACATCCTGGAGCTAAATTACTATTTGTGGAGATGGGAAGGCTGAAGGAGACACAAGCATGAATGATACTACTGTACAGTGGGCAAGGTCAGGAGTTAACAGGCTccaataggaaaagaaaagcaagtttgtCAAGTATTTCAAATTCTGTGAACTGCTTTAACTACTACCTAGTAAGAAACGTAACAAACATAACTTACAAAAGGCATTTCACagttttggttaaaaaaaaaaatctgattgttTAGCATATGATTAACTTCCCCAGTGTAAAACACCTActctcagaaacattttctagGTGTTCTGCGTATTGGGAATAGGATTTGGTGCACTCTCTTGCCACAAGAATATACCATAGTTTATTTTAGCACAGCAGATATTTCCTAAATAGATTCCATTGTCCTCCAGCATAAGCTTTGAATAAGTCACAGTACTGGCTCCTAGAAATTGCCCCCAAGTCCCACCTTCCTGGCCAGGATTTTTTTGTACTCCTTACTATCTGTGAAAAATAAGAGCTTCTTTCAGAGCAGTCGCTGCAGTCGGTGGAGGTGCAGCATACAGACATGTGCATAGTGCTGGCTGGCTGTCATCGAGAGAAGCCGTTAAAAAACAggtcacaaaaaaaatccaaaaccattTCAGTCAAAGAAGAGagtttcttacatttttaagtaCAAAAAAATTAGAACGAAGTCCTACTGCCTGGCTTCAGAAAGTCAGTTCTAATGATATCAATGAGATGATTTATGCTAtttcagggaaggaaaatataaatCTTGGTTGACTTGAGGTTTCATGTACTGCTTTACTCATTGTGCAGTGTCAGCTGCCGCTTCCCTCTCCGCTGCATACCCACAGAGACAGGTCCAGATCCACTCCGCAATTACACACACTTCACTTTACGGACATGGTTAATCCCACTGAAGATTCTCATACCGACACGGACAGCGTACGAGCGCTCAGAGTGGAAGTAGACGGACATGCTGACACCCAGCTACATTTCTGGCATCCTCCCATGCTGAGGCTCCAGTATCCTTCTGCTATTTATTTCTGGTTATGAGGCTTAGAGGAGTCTTTATACTTGCTCTGGGTTAAGGGGTACATCAGAGTTTTTCTTCCCAATCACATGCCCAGAAAGCAATCTGTACATCAGTGTATATCAGTGGGTATTGCAAGAGCCCCCATCCTATAGCCACTAAACATACAGAGATGCCACACATGCAGCCGTGCTCAGCATGCAGGTTCCTGACTGGCATCTTTACAGACAGCCCTTTTCAAGCAATGccaaaaaaattgctttactTCACTGTAGTTCTGAAGACATGAAAGAGGAATTGCTGCTATAAAAAGAGATGTTCTGCCATATCTCTCATCCGACACTCACAGGCATCCAGCGTGCCTGTCTGGGACCTCGGgctaatttcttcttttagatgcacaaaaaaaaaaaaaaaaaaaaaaaaaaaaaaaaaaaaaaaaaaaaaaaaatcagtgagagCTGCTGGTCATCAGCACCTCTGAGAGCCAGGCCTGAAGTGACTACATTTGTCTGGTTAGACACCAATTTAGAGCCCACCAGTGTTTCACCTTGAGAATTTAAGGCTAAATGATTTCTTACACAATGAAGCATTAGAACTGGAAGCCAAATTTCCCTATTCAGTCCTCAGTGGCAACACTATCTatagcatttcatttttatacacACAAAGATTATTTCCTGTGTAACAAGATGAAAGTAAATACTTAATCATtttccccaccaaaaaaaaaagtaagtgcaCACTTTTGCCCCTAGTGCAGCACACTGGAATG from Pelecanus crispus isolate bPelCri1 chromosome 8, bPelCri1.pri, whole genome shotgun sequence encodes the following:
- the NKX2-5 gene encoding homeobox protein Nkx-2.5 isoform X1; this translates as MFPSPVTTTPFSVKDILNLEQHQSGLASMELSSLSSPSCMLATFKQEAFSAEPPALPDLREELPEAHPAKTAAAFPGSYYVKSYVEMDSAKDAKADKKAELCSLHKSLEQEKRDLEDPERPRQRKRRKPRVLFSQAQVYELERRFKQQKYLSAPERDHLANVLKLTSTQVKIWFQNRRYKCKRQRQDQTLEMVGIPPPRRIAVPVLVRDGKPCLGESSPYSSPYNVSINPYSYNAYPAYTNYNSPACNANYNCNYPSMQTMQPSAAGNNFMNFSVGDLNSVQTPIPQGNAGISTLHGIRAW
- the NKX2-5 gene encoding homeobox protein Nkx-2.5 isoform X2 — its product is MFPSPVTTTPFSVKDILNLEQHQSGLASMELSSLSSPSCMLATFKQEAFSAEPPALPDLREELPEAHPAKTAAAFPGSYYVKSYVEMDSAKDAKADKKELCSLHKSLEQEKRDLEDPERPRQRKRRKPRVLFSQAQVYELERRFKQQKYLSAPERDHLANVLKLTSTQVKIWFQNRRYKCKRQRQDQTLEMVGIPPPRRIAVPVLVRDGKPCLGESSPYSSPYNVSINPYSYNAYPAYTNYNSPACNANYNCNYPSMQTMQPSAAGNNFMNFSVGDLNSVQTPIPQGNAGISTLHGIRAW